One Nicotiana sylvestris chromosome 12, ASM39365v2, whole genome shotgun sequence genomic window carries:
- the LOC138883720 gene encoding uncharacterized protein, with protein sequence MLVRLVKHFDECQRASGISKKNEMPLTIILEIDIFNVWGIDFMSLFVRSCGNTYILVAVDYVSKWVEAIAFPNNEARSVVTFLKKNIFTRFGTPRAIRSDEGLHFCNKAFDNLLTKYGVTHKVSTPYHPQVRGQVEVSNWEIKSILSKTVNANQTDWSRKLD encoded by the coding sequence ATGCTAGTGAGGCTTGTCAAGCATTTTGATGAATGCCAAAGGGCcagtggaatctcaaagaaaaatgaaatgcctctcaccatcattttggagatagatattttcaatgtgtggggtattgatttcaTGAGTCTGTTTGTTAGGTCTTGTGGGAACACCTACATTCTAGTCGCAGTTGATTATGTGtctaaatgggttgaggccattgcttTTCCCAACAATGAAGCGAGGAGTGTGGTgacatttttgaagaagaacatctttacaagatttggtactccaAGGGCTATCAGAAGTGATGAGGGTTTgcatttttgcaacaaggcttttgataacttactcacaaagtatggtgtcactcacaaagtctcgaccccctatcatcctcaagtaagaggacaagtggaagtctccaactggGAGATCAAAAGTATTTTGTCAAAGACAGTGAATGCCAACCAAACGGATTGGTCAAGAAAGCTTGATTGA